Proteins encoded together in one Betaproteobacteria bacterium window:
- a CDS encoding class I SAM-dependent methyltransferase: protein MPAEEDLSTSQTADPAPQPAPLPANFVFPPDLLHLWDERMMRNFHLLNRGYEDEAQLKQNIETVRWNTCVTYDGLISLGHQVAYVERKGLEGAYVETGCWMGGSAGMAALVNLQRSDRRRMIHLFDSFQGLPEPSAKDYSQSFADNFRIAEEDCRGRMEPIDMCVAKQSDVEDCLFRKVGYPQEYVRIHVGWFRDTIPAVAPQIGPIAILRLDGDFYESTWVALEGLYPHVVPGGLVVIDDWCLSGCRKAVQDYFAKIGIDPYVHFADGCVRYFFKP from the coding sequence GTGCCCGCCGAAGAAGACCTGTCCACGAGCCAGACCGCCGATCCCGCCCCGCAACCCGCCCCGCTGCCGGCCAACTTCGTCTTCCCTCCCGACCTTCTGCACCTGTGGGACGAGCGGATGATGCGCAACTTCCACCTGCTCAACCGCGGGTACGAAGACGAAGCCCAGTTGAAGCAGAACATCGAGACCGTCCGTTGGAACACGTGCGTGACGTACGACGGGCTGATCTCGCTTGGTCATCAGGTCGCCTATGTCGAGCGCAAGGGCCTGGAGGGTGCCTACGTCGAGACCGGCTGCTGGATGGGCGGCTCCGCGGGGATGGCAGCGCTGGTGAATCTCCAACGGTCGGATCGTCGTCGAATGATTCATCTGTTCGATTCGTTTCAGGGCCTGCCCGAGCCGAGCGCTAAGGATTACAGCCAGAGCTTTGCCGACAATTTCCGTATCGCGGAGGAAGACTGCCGGGGCCGCATGGAGCCCATCGACATGTGCGTGGCCAAACAGTCGGATGTGGAGGACTGCCTGTTCCGGAAGGTCGGCTATCCGCAGGAGTATGTCCGGATCCATGTGGGCTGGTTCCGGGACACCATTCCGGCCGTCGCCCCGCAGATCGGCCCGATCGCCATCCTGAGGCTGGATGGCGACTTCTACGAATCCACCTGGGTGGCGCTCGAGGGCCTGTATCCGCATGTCGTTCCCGGCGGCCTCGTCGTCATCGACGATTGGTGCCTGTCGGGTTGCAGAAAGGCGGTCCAGGATTACTTTGCGAAGATCGGCATCGACCCCTACGTTCATTTCGCGGACGGTTGCGTGCGCTACTTCTTCAAGCCATAG
- a CDS encoding PEP-CTERM sorting domain-containing protein, with product MPGDVLERQVDGSAPDELDAALNDGNSVGFNISSTTWEPLGGWSGYCWDDANTCGPTGWIESVYTVAATRTNVLEFGVVNWGDTLFDSAMAFDFGGLDSARFDNVTLIDNGPTPAVPEPSTWALWLAGLGLMGLGIRRKVPCN from the coding sequence GTGCCGGGCGATGTGCTCGAGCGGCAGGTGGACGGAAGTGCCCCCGACGAGCTGGATGCCGCGCTGAACGACGGCAATTCCGTTGGTTTCAATATCTCCAGCACCACGTGGGAGCCCCTGGGCGGCTGGAGCGGCTACTGCTGGGACGATGCCAACACCTGCGGCCCGACAGGCTGGATCGAATCGGTCTACACCGTGGCTGCCACCCGGACCAATGTGCTGGAATTCGGCGTCGTCAACTGGGGCGACACGCTGTTCGACTCCGCGATGGCGTTCGATTTCGGCGGTCTCGACTCCGCGCGCTTCGACAACGTCACGCTCATCGACAATGGTCCGACCCCGGCGGTGCCCGAGCCGTCGACCTGGGCGCTGTGGCTCGCAGGGCTCGGTTTGATGGGGTTGGGCATCCGGCGGAAGGTGCCCTGCAACTGA
- a CDS encoding YfbM family protein, with product MLCTVYRISVEQAAKLRESPDTVDDLLGYKMPTPKAGILTKIFGERTRSTESPERSVDPITSADTFELDQAWHILHFLFSGGPAEGDWPASFLVCGGEHIGPDHGYGPVRLLAPDLAGEVARFLGTRSLQSLEDAYVPDRIDAAGIYWQASTQPELREQQVYELWSVVEGLRTFFEQTSGRGGAVLISIF from the coding sequence ATGCTGTGCACCGTTTATCGAATCAGCGTCGAACAAGCCGCCAAATTGAGGGAGTCGCCCGATACGGTGGATGATCTGCTGGGGTACAAGATGCCGACACCGAAGGCCGGAATTCTCACGAAGATTTTCGGAGAACGCACTCGATCCACCGAATCTCCGGAGAGAAGCGTTGATCCGATCACTTCCGCGGACACGTTCGAACTGGATCAGGCGTGGCACATCCTGCATTTCCTGTTTTCCGGGGGGCCGGCCGAGGGGGATTGGCCCGCCAGCTTCCTCGTCTGCGGCGGTGAGCACATCGGACCCGACCACGGCTACGGACCTGTGCGACTGCTTGCGCCTGACCTTGCAGGGGAAGTCGCACGGTTCCTCGGCACTCGATCGCTGCAGTCGCTGGAAGATGCCTATGTCCCGGACCGGATCGATGCGGCAGGGATCTATTGGCAGGCATCGACGCAGCCGGAGCTGCGGGAACAGCAGGTGTACGAGTTGTGGAGCGTGGTCGAAGGGCTCCGCACGTTCTTCGAACAGACGTCCGGACGTGGTGGTGCCGTCCTGATCTCGATCTTCTAG
- a CDS encoding tail fiber protein encodes MISVQGSFPSQECCTGLADTALGEVVAFAGGAAPEGWMLADGRLLFISQYQALFALLGTTFGGDGRVTFALPDLRGRTLVGSDERIRIGEQFGTEYASLFLANLPAHAHTLPVPEPGTWWLLFAGLMVMVPVAARRVH; translated from the coding sequence ATGATTTCCGTTCAGGGCAGCTTCCCTTCTCAGGAGTGCTGTACGGGTCTTGCGGATACCGCGCTTGGCGAAGTCGTGGCATTCGCAGGCGGAGCTGCGCCGGAAGGGTGGATGCTGGCCGACGGACGATTGCTGTTCATCTCTCAGTACCAGGCGCTCTTCGCACTGCTCGGCACGACCTTTGGAGGCGACGGCAGGGTGACGTTCGCACTCCCCGATCTGCGGGGACGGACCCTCGTGGGCTCGGATGAAAGGATCCGGATTGGCGAGCAGTTCGGTACTGAATACGCGTCACTGTTCTTGGCCAATCTGCCCGCGCATGCGCACACCCTTCCCGTCCCTGAACCCGGAACCTGGTGGCTGCTGTTCGCCGGACTTATGGTCATGGTGCCCGTCGCGGCCCGGCGAGTGCACTGA
- a CDS encoding MAPEG family protein, whose product MRALPAEAFYLAVTAAMTSMFWVPYIVNRIIERGVFNALWDPYGDTSTAVAWADRMMRAHRNAVENLCVFAPLVLLAILFEKLSPTTAMATQIYFLARLAHFVAFAAGLPIVRVLLFLVGFGCQAVLASALLG is encoded by the coding sequence ATGCGAGCCTTGCCCGCCGAAGCCTTCTATCTTGCCGTGACCGCAGCGATGACATCCATGTTCTGGGTGCCGTACATCGTCAACCGGATCATCGAACGCGGAGTGTTCAACGCCTTGTGGGATCCGTATGGAGACACAAGCACGGCTGTCGCATGGGCGGACCGCATGATGCGCGCCCACAGAAACGCGGTAGAGAATCTGTGCGTCTTCGCACCCCTGGTCCTGCTCGCAATCCTGTTCGAGAAGCTGTCGCCGACCACGGCCATGGCGACTCAGATCTATTTCCTGGCGAGACTCGCACACTTCGTGGCGTTCGCGGCGGGGCTGCCGATCGTGCGAGTACTTCTGTTCCTCGTCGGGTTCGGCTGCCAGGCGGTTCTGGCCTCGGCCCTGCTGGGGTAG
- a CDS encoding FIST C-terminal domain-containing protein: MNSFSLRKGVSQSRDPAVAARELHAALEQPGIKLAVFYCAHDLDLESLSAELRQRFGDINLIGCTTAGEITPQGYLAGTITGFSLAGDELDAETQIFSVHPFDTRASTKSVEDIVARLSTKGETPIGPQNSFAFLLIDGLSMQEEMVVSCLHQQLHGIDLIGGSAADDTRFGSTRLYHGGRFHDQVALLTLVRTSLPFTTFRTQHFVHSSKRMVVTRADPAHRIVFEINGKPAAREFARLVGLQVTDLSPLIFATHPVVVRIGGQYFVRSIAKVNPDESLTFFCAIDEGIVLTIATGVDMVENLREAFDNVREEIGPPQLVIGCDCILRRLESEREGIKDEIGRIFVDNNVIGFATYGEQFNSMHVNQTFTGIAIGAHA; this comes from the coding sequence ATGAATTCCTTTTCGCTCCGGAAGGGTGTCTCGCAGTCGCGGGATCCCGCCGTCGCTGCCCGTGAACTGCACGCTGCGCTCGAGCAACCCGGTATCAAGCTGGCGGTGTTCTATTGCGCCCACGATCTGGACCTCGAGAGTCTTTCGGCCGAGCTGCGGCAACGCTTTGGAGACATCAACCTCATCGGTTGCACCACCGCGGGCGAGATCACTCCACAGGGATATCTCGCCGGTACGATCACCGGGTTCAGCCTCGCCGGCGACGAACTGGACGCGGAAACGCAGATCTTTTCGGTCCATCCGTTCGACACCCGCGCTTCGACGAAGAGCGTGGAAGACATCGTCGCCCGGCTTTCCACCAAGGGCGAGACACCCATCGGGCCCCAGAACAGCTTCGCGTTCCTGCTGATCGACGGATTGTCCATGCAGGAGGAGATGGTCGTGAGCTGCCTTCACCAGCAACTGCACGGCATCGACCTGATCGGCGGCTCGGCGGCGGACGACACGCGCTTCGGCTCGACGAGGCTCTATCACGGCGGGCGTTTCCACGACCAGGTGGCCTTGCTCACGCTGGTCCGGACCTCGCTGCCGTTCACCACCTTCCGCACCCAGCACTTCGTGCACTCCAGCAAGCGGATGGTCGTGACGCGTGCGGACCCGGCGCATCGCATCGTGTTCGAGATCAACGGCAAGCCCGCTGCCCGGGAGTTCGCTCGCCTCGTGGGGCTTCAGGTCACCGACCTCAGCCCGCTCATCTTCGCCACGCATCCGGTCGTGGTGCGCATCGGCGGTCAGTACTTCGTGCGGTCCATCGCCAAGGTCAATCCGGATGAGAGCCTCACGTTCTTCTGCGCGATCGACGAGGGAATCGTCCTGACCATCGCAACGGGCGTGGACATGGTGGAGAACCTGCGCGAAGCCTTCGACAACGTGCGTGAGGAGATCGGTCCGCCACAACTGGTCATCGGCTGCGACTGCATCCTCCGCCGGCTCGAATCCGAGCGGGAAGGCATCAAGGACGAGATCGGCAGGATCTTCGTGGACAACAACGTGATCGGATTCGCCACCTACGGCGAGCAATTCAATTCGATGCACGTCAATCAGACCTTCACGGGCATCGCCATAGGGGCGCACGCCTGA
- a CDS encoding glycine zipper 2TM domain-containing protein yields the protein MNTIKKVIPVCAAVCVALGLAGCAGMSKQDKSTAIGAGVGAVGGAVLTGGSAVGTVGGAAVGGVVGHEVGKK from the coding sequence ATGAACACGATCAAGAAGGTGATCCCCGTTTGCGCGGCAGTCTGCGTGGCCCTCGGGCTTGCCGGCTGTGCGGGCATGTCCAAGCAGGACAAGAGCACGGCGATCGGTGCCGGTGTGGGCGCCGTCGGCGGTGCGGTTCTGACAGGAGGCAGCGCGGTCGGGACGGTAGGTGGCGCCGCCGTCGGCGGAGTGGTCGGCCACGAAGTCGGAAAGAAGTAG
- a CDS encoding PEP-CTERM sorting domain-containing protein, whose translation MLGLLNGTFSPDLLVDDILDLPVDVIASGLVTDIALAFLHDTLGIPILVDTINDKATMQAFLAKPIDGIITDRPDLLLEITRPVPEPSTVWMLLSGLGTAAFFNGRRRSTGRKGDSHHSGGAGRNDKLRETIAGRSPGPHGPGISPVLHPFSRMRGRSACTCAWMWTARSTMRPISSLRCAGGSPTL comes from the coding sequence GTGCTGGGTCTATTGAACGGAACCTTCAGCCCCGATCTGCTCGTCGACGACATTCTGGACCTCCCCGTCGACGTCATTGCCAGTGGACTCGTCACGGACATTGCTCTCGCTTTCCTGCATGACACCCTGGGCATCCCGATCCTCGTCGACACGATCAACGACAAGGCAACGATGCAAGCCTTCCTGGCAAAGCCCATAGACGGAATCATTACCGACCGACCCGACTTGCTCCTGGAGATCACGAGGCCGGTCCCGGAACCGTCGACTGTCTGGATGCTGCTGTCGGGTCTCGGTACCGCCGCCTTCTTCAACGGCCGCCGCCGTTCTACGGGACGCAAGGGTGACTCCCACCATTCCGGAGGCGCAGGACGAAATGACAAATTGCGCGAGACCATCGCAGGTCGATCTCCTGGACCCCACGGTCCAGGCATTTCCCCGGTGTTGCATCCCTTCAGTCGGATGAGAGGCCGGAGCGCATGCACGTGTGCCTGGATGTGGACAGCACGGTCAACTATGCGCCCGATTTCTTCGTTGCGCTGTGCAGGCGGTTCCCCGACGCTGTGA
- a CDS encoding response regulator — MEENGQLKARILELEEENAQLVSINEALMNRVERDMDRQGNSFSLFQAAIALEEKVNERTAALSQALGKLEQSNRDLLASNEAAQAASRAKSAFLAAMSHELRTPMNGVIGMTELILGSSLDEEQRSRAETIRQSALSLLRILNDILDFSKIEAGKMDLESAPFDLRAITEQTLLPLRPQMDAKQLSFRLVWPDSIPTAVIGDSTRYAQIVTNLVGNAIKFTATGSIRLSATLESAGKDAFTCRFEVEDTGVGIPDDAMPRLFASFTQADSSTTRKFGGTGLGLAIVRRLCQLMGGDCGVTSRVGRGSCFWFTLAFQHDTSERAPGPPFVGRDELPLSIASVRERSRGPAHVLIVEDNPVNRLVARGHLEAMGCTCDVAENGRQAVEMLSLDHPYDLVLMDCQMPEMDGMEATRRIRAAEAVKGLRTPIVALTANAMVGDRETCIAAGMDDFLSKPFRRDDLTRVLDMWRGAGRPLSRSDAEGTVSAPH, encoded by the coding sequence ATGGAAGAGAACGGGCAACTGAAGGCGCGCATCCTCGAACTCGAGGAGGAGAACGCTCAGCTCGTGTCCATCAACGAAGCGTTGATGAATCGAGTGGAGCGGGACATGGACCGGCAGGGAAACTCGTTCTCGCTGTTCCAGGCCGCCATCGCGCTGGAGGAGAAGGTCAACGAACGCACTGCAGCCTTGTCCCAGGCGCTTGGCAAGCTGGAACAGAGCAATCGCGACCTGCTTGCCTCCAACGAGGCCGCCCAGGCGGCAAGCCGGGCGAAATCGGCATTCCTCGCGGCCATGAGCCACGAACTGCGCACGCCGATGAACGGGGTGATCGGGATGACCGAACTCATCCTCGGCAGCAGCCTCGACGAAGAGCAGCGCTCCCGCGCCGAGACGATCCGCCAGTCCGCGCTGTCGCTGCTCCGCATCCTGAACGACATCCTCGATTTTTCCAAGATCGAGGCCGGCAAGATGGATCTCGAGTCGGCGCCGTTCGATCTGCGCGCGATCACGGAGCAGACTCTTCTGCCGCTGCGTCCACAAATGGACGCAAAGCAGTTGAGCTTCAGGCTCGTATGGCCGGACTCCATACCCACTGCCGTCATCGGCGATTCGACCCGCTACGCACAAATCGTCACCAATCTTGTCGGCAATGCGATCAAGTTCACGGCGACAGGTTCGATCCGGCTGAGTGCCACGCTGGAATCGGCGGGAAAGGACGCGTTCACCTGCCGCTTCGAGGTCGAGGATACTGGCGTGGGGATTCCGGACGACGCCATGCCTCGCCTTTTCGCCTCGTTCACACAGGCGGACAGCTCGACGACACGGAAATTCGGAGGTACCGGCCTGGGGCTGGCCATCGTCCGCCGGCTGTGTCAGCTCATGGGGGGCGATTGCGGTGTCACGAGCCGGGTGGGGCGAGGCTCGTGCTTCTGGTTCACGCTCGCATTCCAGCACGACACATCCGAACGGGCGCCCGGGCCTCCCTTTGTCGGAAGGGACGAACTGCCCCTCTCCATTGCATCAGTTCGCGAGCGGTCGCGTGGACCGGCGCATGTTCTCATCGTGGAGGACAACCCGGTGAACCGTCTCGTCGCTCGCGGTCACCTCGAAGCGATGGGGTGCACTTGCGACGTTGCCGAGAACGGCCGGCAAGCTGTCGAGATGCTGTCCCTGGACCATCCGTACGATCTGGTTCTGATGGACTGCCAGATGCCGGAAATGGATGGCATGGAAGCGACACGGCGTATCCGGGCGGCCGAGGCGGTCAAAGGTTTGCGAACGCCGATCGTCGCCCTGACCGCCAACGCCATGGTCGGGGATCGCGAGACCTGCATCGCGGCAGGCATGGATGACTTCCTCAGCAAGCCATTCCGTCGAGACGATCTGACGCGGGTACTGGACATGTGGCGCGGAGCGGGGCGTCCGCTGAGCCGATCGGATGCCGAGGGTACGGTTTCGGCACCTCACTGA
- a CDS encoding methyl-accepting chemotaxis protein, translating to MKISSRLAALLAIALGTQLLIGAMAILNFMKADWRFEQVQTDVLPSIKALEDISKNALALRVVAYQISISRDEGDRQKLLHALAEIDRQIDERLAHYRDHLVTDDTDRTMLSSETEAMQVYRAARDKVLVSSLDAQTIQTKLLTEVKPLGEVVLRKLDEHVAFNFAVSNRYATDNRATTRWTVTWFIGLMAVSALVVIAIGVTTMRRVRRSLADFQSAMTHIAQSLDFTRRVTVHGKDEIALTGTTFNDLLDRLQINLRDIRDGAREVSSEANQMNALSAQVSAAVGNQSEAASRIASTVEELTVSVSEVGNRATEMQTVARDSGNKAKSGSEVIEHTLHEIHAFSGIVKTASDTLTNLQEHGQEVGSVVKVISDVADQTNLLALNAAIEAARAGEQGRGFAVVADEVRKLAERTTASTAEINRTIIQMRTRSQEAVQAMDAALQVVQTSAAHADKADAAITGIGMSVGSTERLVGEIAHSIREQGIASQDIAREIEQIAQMAEQVSFAASQSAQKANGLRARAERQLATLNAYSL from the coding sequence ATGAAGATCTCGTCACGCCTCGCGGCCTTGCTCGCCATCGCCTTGGGCACCCAACTGCTCATCGGTGCCATGGCCATACTCAATTTCATGAAGGCCGACTGGCGCTTCGAGCAGGTCCAGACAGACGTGCTTCCAAGCATCAAGGCGCTGGAAGACATCTCCAAGAATGCCCTCGCGCTTCGTGTCGTGGCCTACCAGATTTCCATCAGCCGGGACGAGGGTGATCGTCAGAAGTTGCTGCATGCACTGGCGGAAATTGACAGGCAGATCGACGAGAGGCTGGCTCACTACCGGGACCACCTGGTCACGGACGACACAGACAGGACGATGCTGTCGTCGGAGACGGAAGCGATGCAGGTCTATCGCGCTGCTCGGGACAAGGTTCTCGTCTCATCCCTGGATGCCCAGACAATCCAGACCAAGCTGCTCACGGAAGTGAAGCCGCTCGGCGAGGTGGTGCTCCGCAAGCTCGACGAACACGTCGCGTTCAACTTCGCGGTAAGCAACCGGTATGCGACGGACAATCGTGCCACCACGCGCTGGACGGTGACCTGGTTCATAGGACTGATGGCGGTCTCGGCGCTGGTCGTCATCGCCATCGGGGTCACGACCATGAGGCGGGTACGCCGAAGTCTGGCGGACTTTCAGTCGGCGATGACGCACATTGCCCAGTCGCTTGATTTCACGCGACGCGTGACGGTCCACGGAAAGGACGAGATCGCCCTGACGGGGACGACCTTCAACGATCTCCTTGATCGGCTCCAGATCAACCTCAGAGACATCCGTGATGGGGCCCGCGAAGTCTCGTCGGAGGCGAACCAGATGAATGCCCTGTCCGCACAGGTATCAGCAGCGGTGGGCAATCAGAGCGAGGCGGCGTCGCGGATTGCCAGCACGGTCGAGGAACTCACCGTGAGCGTCTCGGAGGTCGGCAATCGGGCCACCGAGATGCAGACGGTAGCCCGCGACTCGGGCAACAAGGCGAAGTCGGGGTCCGAAGTCATCGAGCACACCTTGCACGAGATCCACGCCTTCTCCGGGATCGTGAAGACCGCATCGGACACGCTGACGAATCTGCAGGAGCATGGTCAGGAGGTGGGGTCGGTCGTCAAAGTGATCAGCGATGTGGCGGATCAGACCAATCTGCTCGCGCTCAATGCCGCGATCGAGGCCGCGCGTGCCGGGGAGCAAGGCCGTGGCTTTGCCGTGGTCGCAGACGAAGTTCGAAAGCTGGCCGAGCGCACGACCGCATCCACGGCAGAGATCAACCGGACCATCATCCAGATGAGAACCCGATCGCAGGAGGCCGTCCAAGCCATGGATGCCGCGCTCCAAGTCGTGCAAACCAGTGCGGCCCATGCCGACAAGGCAGACGCGGCGATCACGGGCATCGGCATGTCGGTGGGGAGCACGGAACGCCTGGTGGGCGAGATCGCGCACTCCATCCGGGAACAGGGGATTGCCAGCCAGGACATCGCCCGTGAGATCGAACAGATCGCGCAGATGGCGGAGCAGGTGTCCTTTGCGGCGTCACAGTCCGCACAGAAGGCCAATGGACTGCGCGCCCGGGCCGAACGGCAGTTGGCGACGCTGAACGCATATTCGTTGTAA
- a CDS encoding SPFH domain-containing protein — protein sequence MAIFNRGGDVAANMARRGPRFIGTALLVFVVLGVFFGLAGTIGSGNVGVRTTLGVISPNEIAPGIYLKWPIISSVEEFSAKEIAIDLNDLTPKAKDNLSLRDFDVTVYYRVKGSAVAELQTKYAGQSMRAPEGGYYLPAFELVFRVARNVAYEEIAQGRFSGHAHPPRPAGGRHQDQHADRTGKADQGVFGITRVVIRSVMTDPSIEEAIRAAVANQKNSKPWRSRRRSPRRKRKSA from the coding sequence ATGGCAATCTTCAATCGTGGAGGCGATGTCGCGGCGAACATGGCACGGCGGGGACCAAGGTTCATCGGCACGGCACTGCTGGTGTTCGTGGTGCTGGGCGTGTTCTTCGGTCTTGCCGGAACCATCGGCAGCGGCAACGTCGGCGTGCGCACGACCCTGGGCGTGATCAGCCCCAACGAGATTGCGCCCGGCATCTACCTGAAGTGGCCGATCATCTCCAGCGTGGAAGAGTTTTCTGCCAAGGAGATCGCGATCGACCTGAACGACCTCACGCCAAAGGCCAAGGACAATCTGAGCCTGCGCGATTTCGACGTGACGGTGTATTACCGCGTCAAGGGCTCTGCGGTCGCCGAACTGCAGACCAAGTACGCCGGGCAGTCCATGCGGGCGCCGGAAGGCGGCTACTACCTGCCGGCGTTCGAACTTGTCTTTCGCGTGGCTCGAAACGTGGCCTATGAAGAGATCGCCCAGGGTCGATTCTCTGGTCATGCACACCCGCCGCGACCAGCTGGCGGACGCCATCAAGACCAACATGCAGATCGAACTGGGAAAGCCGACCAGGGCGTTTTCGGCATAACGCGTGTCGTGATCCGGTCGGTGATGACCGATCCGTCCATCGAAGAAGCCATTCGCGCCGCGGTCGCGAATCAGAAGAACTCGAAGCCATGGCGGTCCAGACGGAGATCGCCAAGAAGGAAGCGGAAATCCGCGTGA
- a CDS encoding helix-turn-helix transcriptional regulator, with protein MRKQRHTAYTNCPVEAALDVIGGKWKSIILFRLMEGTRRFNELRRLLPSVTQRTLTNQLRELERDGLVHRTVFAEIPPRVEYRLTPLGESLEPVLRELRSWAEQHMQPLVPDER; from the coding sequence ATGAGAAAGCAGCGTCACACTGCGTACACGAATTGTCCTGTCGAGGCGGCTCTCGATGTCATCGGCGGAAAATGGAAATCGATCATTCTCTTCCGATTGATGGAAGGTACGCGGAGGTTCAACGAGCTCCGGCGACTCCTGCCTTCCGTCACTCAACGGACGCTCACCAATCAGCTCCGCGAACTGGAACGGGACGGCCTGGTCCACAGGACCGTGTTCGCCGAGATACCTCCTCGCGTCGAGTACAGGCTCACCCCCCTCGGGGAATCCCTCGAACCCGTGCTGCGCGAGCTACGTTCGTGGGCGGAGCAGCACATGCAGCCCCTCGTACCCGATGAACGCTGA
- a CDS encoding DUF4124 domain-containing protein, with protein MPMVKLSPAPGGAYAPSASLSLSSVLPVPALAQVYKWVDEHGKVHYGDAPPDHAQGKKKPVKIETPAQSPGERDAALKRAEAERRKLDHLTHSRRNADENAKHRPATATIAPTPPNETPCQKEWREFRERAACFAPYRTATGGIKAEAYQKCKEAVQPSSVCPP; from the coding sequence ATGCCGATGGTGAAGTTGTCTCCCGCCCCTGGCGGCGCGTATGCGCCTTCTGCGTCCTTGTCGCTCTCGTCCGTACTGCCCGTACCGGCGCTCGCCCAGGTCTACAAGTGGGTCGATGAACACGGCAAGGTGCACTACGGCGATGCGCCGCCGGATCACGCGCAAGGCAAGAAGAAGCCGGTCAAGATCGAGACACCGGCGCAGAGTCCAGGGGAACGCGATGCGGCGCTGAAGCGCGCGGAGGCCGAGCGTCGCAAGCTGGACCATCTCACGCACTCTCGAAGGAATGCGGACGAGAACGCGAAGCACAGGCCCGCAACGGCCACGATAGCCCCCACCCCTCCAAACGAGACGCCGTGCCAGAAGGAATGGCGCGAGTTTCGCGAGCGGGCCGCATGCTTCGCCCCGTACCGTACTGCTACCGGCGGCATCAAGGCGGAGGCCTACCAGAAGTGCAAGGAAGCCGTGCAGCCGAGCAGCGTCTGCCCGCCCTGA